One genomic window of Numida meleagris isolate 19003 breed g44 Domestic line chromosome 1, NumMel1.0, whole genome shotgun sequence includes the following:
- the XK gene encoding membrane transport protein XK, producing MQDPGGRHQSQLGTNQMPAPRQREAAVTERPTQAPSASPAGRLSFVWCPGLRLRVTQRDCKGFSCPQAHLVGLGWRGHPPSSSAQRAGPGRASAAPAPAPLRLRAAAAGLAAPSTGRRRHPVGRSGPRGVRRLRGERARRAAMKFPGSVLISLVLFVAETATALCLSAAYRAAGDRMWQWLTLLFALLPCALVQLSLVFIHRDVSRDRPLVLLLHLLQLGPLVRCVEVFYIYFRAGRVEEPYVSITKKRQMPKDGYSEEVEKEVGQAEGKLCTHRSAFSRASVIQAFLGSAPQLTLQLYICVLQQEITAARSIFMVLSLLSIVYGALRCNILAIKIKYDDYDVSVKPAAYLCIFMWRSFEIATRVTVLVLFSSVLQIWTLPVVLVNFFVFFFYPWILFWQSKSPFPENIEKALSRVGTTIVLCLLTFLYAGINMFCWSAVQVKLSDPDLINKSQNWYRLTVYYMLRFIENAFLLLMWYIYRTDIYLYVCAPLLVLQLLIAYCMAILFMLVFYQFCHPCKKLFSSSITEGLLSCFMFCFVCKSPKSSTLTDKADLKSSENADESQGSNKTIDSPNGNPHQSISSNA from the exons ATGCAGGATCCGGGAGGGAGGCACCAGAGCCAGCTGGGCACAAACCAAATGCCTGCACCGAGGCAGAGGGAAGCGGCAGTGACTGAAAGACCAACGCAGGCACCATCTGCCAGCCCAGCGGGACGCCTCAGCTTCGTATGGTGCCCGGGACTCAGACTGAGGGTGACACAGAGAGACTGCAAAGGCTTCTCCTGCCCTCAGGCTCACCTAGTCGGGCTCGGGTGGAGAGGGCACCCACCCTCCTCCAGCGCCCAGCGCGCTGGGCCAGGCCGCGCCtcggcagccccagcccccgcCCCCCTCCGACTGcgggcggcggctgcgggccTCGCTGCTCCCTCTACTGGGCGCCGCCGGCACCCGGTTGGGCGCTCCGGGCCGCGGGGCGTGAGGCGGCTGCGGGGAGAACGCGCGCGGCGGGCGGCGATGAAATTCCCGGGCTCCGTCCTCATCAGCCTCGTCCTCTTTGTGGCCGAGACGGCGACCGCGCTGTGCCTGAGCGCCGCGTACCGGGCGGCGGGGGACCGCATGTGGCAGTGGCTGACGCTGCTCTTCGCCCTGCTGCCCTGCGCGCTGGTGCAACTCAGCCTGGTCTTCATCCACCGCGACGTGAGCCGCGACCGGccgctggtgctgctgctgcacctgctgcagctggggccgCTCGTCAG GTGCGTGGAAGTCTTTTACATTTACTTCCGTGCTGGCAGAGTTGAAGAGCCCTATGTCAGCATCACAAAGAAGAGGCAGATGCCCAAGGACGGGTATTCAGAAGAAGTTGAGAAGGAAGTAGGCCAGGCTGAAGGCAAGCTGTGTACGCACAGGTCTGCGTTCAGCAGGGCCTCTGTGATCCAGGCATTCCTTGGCTCAGCGCCGCAGCTCACACTCCAGCTCTACATCTGCGTCCTGCAGCAGGAGATCACGGCTGCCAGAA gTATTTTTATggtcctttctcttctctcaatTGTATATGGCGCCTTACGCTGCAACATCTTGGCTATTAAGATTAAGTACGATGATTATGATGTCAGTGTGAAACCAGCTGCCTACCTCTGCATATTCATGTGGAGAAGCTTTGAGATTGCTACACGGGTTACAGTGTTGGTCCTTTTCAGCTCAGTCCTTCAGATCTGGACTCTCCCTGTTGTGCTTGTGAATTTCttcgtttttttcttttacccaTGGATTCTCTTCTGGCAAAGCAAGTCCCCATTTCCTGAGAACATAGAGAAGGCACTGAGCAGGGTTGGCACTACCATTGTCTTGTGCCTTCTTACCTTCTTGTATGCAGGCATTAATATGTTTTGCTGGTCGGCAGTGCAGGTGAAGCTCAGTGATCCTGACTTAATTAACAAATCCCAAAATTGGTACCGATTGACTGTGTATTATATGCTGAGATTCATCGAGAATGCATTCCTCCTGCTGATGTGGTACATCTATAGAACTGATATCTACTTGTATGTCTGCGCCCCATTGTTGGTCTTGCAGCTCCTGATAGCTTACTGTATGGCTATCCTCTTCATGTTGGTGTTCTACCAGTTCTGCCACCCATGCAAAAAACTGTTCTCATCCAGCATTACCGAAGGTTTGCTGTCCTGTttcatgttctgctttgtttgcaaGTCTCCCAAATCCTCCACCCTGACAGACAAGGCGGATTTGAAATCATCTGAAAATGCTGATGAATCACAGGGCAGTAACAAGACAATAGATTCTCCAAATGGGAATCCCCATCAGAGCATTTCTTCCAATGCCTAG